The Gorilla gorilla gorilla isolate KB3781 chromosome 17, NHGRI_mGorGor1-v2.1_pri, whole genome shotgun sequence genome contains a region encoding:
- the LOC101127249 gene encoding SS18-like protein 2, which yields MAFVSDWLRGKAEVNQSTTQWLLKEHDQLTCCIVEYQNKGQANKCIQHQHGLHRNLIYFATVTDTSPTSTSKAMRQSSSWLL from the exons atggCCTTCGTATCAGACTGGCTGAGGGGCAAGGCAGAAGTCA ATCAATCGACTACCCAGTGGCTCCTTAAGGAGCATGACCAGCTGACCTGCTGTATTGTGGAGTATCAGAACAAGGGCCAGGCTAACAAGTGCATCCAGCATCAGCACGGGTTACATAGAAATCTCATTTATTTTGCTACCGTCACAGACACCAGCCCAACCAGTACTTCAAAAGCAATGAGACAATCTTCCAGTTGGCTGCTGTGA